From one Fimbriimonadaceae bacterium genomic stretch:
- a CDS encoding acetyl-CoA carboxylase, which translates to MQEFKDRIDELAQLMREFHLAEATLQGEDWKIALRRGRRSDAPTGDLGQPLLLDFEPHAPVAAPEPQAPTGTPVNSPMNGIFYATPSPNTPPFVREGDTVSAGQVVGLIEAMKVFNEITAPLSGTVRKVLVESGQLVQPGEPLMILE; encoded by the coding sequence GTGCAGGAGTTCAAAGATCGGATCGACGAACTCGCGCAGCTCATGCGCGAATTCCACCTCGCCGAAGCCACGCTCCAAGGCGAGGATTGGAAGATCGCGTTGCGGCGCGGGCGACGCAGCGACGCGCCGACCGGCGATCTGGGTCAGCCGCTGCTGCTGGACTTCGAGCCCCATGCGCCCGTGGCCGCGCCCGAGCCCCAGGCCCCGACGGGGACGCCGGTGAACAGCCCGATGAACGGCATCTTTTACGCCACGCCGAGCCCGAACACGCCGCCGTTCGTGCGCGAAGGGGACACGGTCAGCGCCGGGCAGGTCGTGGGGCTGATCGAAGCGATGAAGGTGTTCAACGAGATCACCGCCCCCTTGAGCGGTACGGTTCGGAAGGTGCTCGTGGAGAGCGGTCAACTCGTGCAGCCCGGCGAGCCGCTGATGATCCTCGAGTGA